A stretch of the Clostridiales bacterium genome encodes the following:
- a CDS encoding YitT family protein yields the protein MRKYLRTHKREILMAYAQIFIGSVIGAAAYPTFLIPNNIAPGGLTGVATILNYLAGWPVGITALVLNIPLFLIGYRTMGKVFAFRSLVATALFTILIDILPLKPVSEDPLLGTLFGGVVLGIGLGLILRGGATTGGSDMIARMVHRRFSFITVGMFLFALDFLVVLAAAIFIGGTQALYAMIDIYVCSRVIDAVMVGFGGNKACFVMTDAWQKVTGRVLNEIERGCTLLEAKGAYSGTSRPVVMCVMSRQEMTALKRIVQEEDEKAFMFITDAHEALGEGFSRLDGKD from the coding sequence ATGAGAAAATACCTGAGAACCCATAAGCGGGAAATCCTGATGGCATACGCGCAGATCTTCATCGGCAGCGTGATCGGGGCGGCGGCATATCCCACATTCCTGATTCCGAACAACATCGCCCCGGGCGGGCTGACCGGCGTGGCCACGATCCTGAATTACCTGGCCGGATGGCCGGTCGGTATCACGGCCCTGGTGCTGAACATCCCGCTGTTCCTGATCGGATACCGGACGATGGGCAAGGTGTTCGCCTTCCGGAGCCTGGTGGCAACGGCGCTGTTCACCATCCTGATCGATATCCTGCCCCTGAAGCCCGTGAGCGAGGATCCGCTGCTCGGAACGCTGTTCGGCGGCGTGGTGCTGGGCATCGGGCTCGGCCTGATCCTGCGCGGCGGCGCGACGACGGGCGGATCGGACATGATTGCCCGGATGGTGCACCGGCGGTTCAGCTTCATTACGGTGGGCATGTTCCTGTTTGCGCTGGACTTCCTGGTCGTGCTGGCGGCCGCGATTTTCATCGGCGGAACCCAGGCGCTCTACGCGATGATCGACATTTACGTATGCAGCCGCGTGATCGACGCGGTGATGGTCGGCTTCGGCGGCAACAAGGCCTGCTTTGTGATGACCGATGCATGGCAGAAAGTAACAGGCCGCGTCCTGAATGAAATCGAACGCGGTTGTACACTGCTGGAAGCCAAGGGTGCCTATTCCGGCACAAGCCGGCCGGTGGTGATGTGCGTGATGTCCCGGCAGGAAATGACTGCCCTCAAGCGCATCGTGCAGGAGGAGGACGAGAAGGCCTTCATGTTCATCACAGACGCGCACGAGGCGCTGGGAGAAGGCTTCTCCCGGCTGGACGGAAAGGACTGA
- a CDS encoding PLP-dependent aminotransferase family protein: MEEKRKPAYLALYETLREEILSGTRACGSRLPSRRSLAQDRGISPVTVDHCYELLCEEGYAESRPKSGYYVIYRESDGFSLPVRPAFRALPPSETGSHDSFPFPALARVMRRVLSDYGEAILVKPPNTGCLELRDAVSRYLARNRGIRVSPEQIVIGSGAEYLYGLVVELLGSGRLYGIESPSYEKIERIYRSKGVACDLLPLGSDGIRSEALASTQASVLHITPFRSFPSGVTASASKRREYLRWASGPDRYIVEDDYESEFSLLRKVEETVFAAAPSQNVIYLNTFTRTVSPSVRVGYMVLPLRLVPEFTQRLGFYSCSVPAFEQYVLAELINSGDFERHINRIRRNERRRVSG; the protein is encoded by the coding sequence ATGGAAGAGAAGAGAAAACCCGCCTACCTGGCGCTGTATGAGACCCTGCGGGAGGAGATCCTGTCCGGCACCCGCGCCTGCGGCAGCCGGCTTCCCTCCCGCCGTTCCCTCGCCCAGGACCGGGGCATCAGCCCGGTCACCGTGGACCACTGCTATGAGCTGCTGTGCGAGGAGGGATATGCCGAATCCCGGCCGAAGAGCGGCTATTATGTCATCTACCGGGAGTCGGACGGCTTCTCCCTGCCCGTCCGCCCGGCATTCCGTGCCCTTCCGCCTTCCGAAACCGGCAGCCATGATTCCTTCCCGTTCCCGGCCCTGGCCCGGGTCATGCGCCGCGTTCTTTCGGATTACGGGGAAGCCATCCTGGTGAAGCCGCCGAACACCGGCTGCCTGGAGCTGCGCGACGCGGTCAGCCGCTACCTGGCGCGGAACCGGGGCATCCGGGTATCCCCGGAACAGATCGTCATCGGTTCCGGTGCGGAATACCTCTACGGCCTGGTGGTGGAGCTGCTCGGCAGCGGCCGGCTGTACGGCATCGAATCCCCTTCCTACGAAAAAATCGAGCGGATTTACCGCTCGAAAGGGGTTGCCTGTGATCTCCTGCCGCTGGGCAGTGACGGGATCCGGTCGGAAGCGCTGGCGTCCACGCAGGCATCCGTCCTGCATATCACGCCGTTCCGCAGCTTCCCCAGCGGCGTCACCGCCTCCGCCTCCAAGCGGCGGGAATACCTGCGCTGGGCCTCCGGCCCGGACCGGTACATCGTCGAGGACGATTACGAATCCGAGTTCTCCCTCCTCCGCAAGGTGGAGGAAACCGTGTTTGCCGCCGCCCCGTCGCAGAATGTCATTTACCTCAATACGTTTACGCGCACCGTTTCGCCCTCCGTCCGTGTGGGCTACATGGTGCTTCCGCTCCGCCTGGTTCCGGAGTTCACCCAAAGGCTCGGTTTCTACTCCTGTTCCGTGCCCGCCTTCGAGCAGTATGTGCTCGCGGAACTCATCAACAGCGGGGATTTTGAACGCCACATCAACCGCATCCGCCGCAATGAGCGCCGGCGGGTATCCGGCTGA
- a CDS encoding ECF transporter S component, which yields MSKSKVQLIRIVFGAVLAAMVFVVTMFRFPLLGSKVHFANAVCLLSGLLLGPVWGGFAAGMGSMLYDLFLYNEGIINLLITFVSKFAMAWVTAMLFRAFGEKRRKPVNLVIVCAAGALTYVALYMVKSAIYGAIAGNAWAAVASKFPASIINAAVATIAAPIFYGAVLPALKSAGILQELEAAKG from the coding sequence ATGTCGAAGTCCAAGGTTCAGCTGATCAGGATTGTTTTCGGGGCCGTGCTGGCGGCCATGGTTTTTGTCGTGACGATGTTCCGGTTCCCGCTGCTGGGATCCAAGGTGCATTTTGCCAACGCGGTGTGCCTGCTGAGCGGCCTGCTGCTGGGACCGGTGTGGGGCGGATTTGCCGCCGGCATGGGATCCATGCTGTATGACCTGTTCCTGTACAACGAGGGAATTATCAACCTGCTGATTACCTTCGTGTCCAAGTTCGCAATGGCCTGGGTGACCGCGATGCTGTTCCGGGCATTCGGCGAAAAGCGCCGCAAGCCGGTGAACCTGGTGATCGTGTGCGCGGCCGGCGCGCTGACCTATGTGGCACTGTACATGGTGAAATCGGCCATCTACGGCGCGATCGCGGGCAATGCCTGGGCGGCGGTGGCCAGCAAGTTCCCGGCGTCCATCATCAACGCGGCGGTGGCGACCATCGCGGCACCGATCTTCTACGGTGCGGTCCTGCCGGCCCTGAAGAGCGCCGGAATCCTGCAGGAACTGGAAGCCGCAAAAGGGTAA